AGGGTTTTTTGTAGCTTCCAAAAATAAAACCCAAACCTTAATTAAAATACATGAATTGAGGTTAACGTATCAATTCTACCTTTGTACACGTCTAAATATGATACAGTGTTGATATCATATTAGAAGTAAAATGTGCATTTCAAGTTCATGacacaattaaaactgaaaggtTACGTAACCAATAATCACTGGTACAAAATTCATGCATTTATGCTAAAAAGAAATTtgctttactaatataataagtCTGTTCATCTTGTTAGAATGACGGATACAATGAACAAAATACTCAAGATAAAAAGCAAATATTACAAAcgataataaaaacaacatagaaTTCAACTAACTATCGAAATGGCAACAAGGCAAGCTATTGTTGTGTTCCAATCTCCACAAGAAGAGGCTCTTCCAACCAAAACACTATAGAATATGAAATCACAAAGTCCTATCTTAACACACCTTCTGTAGTAAAAATACAAAACGTTGGAATTTTCTAGTTTTTCatgaaaaatactgtttttacaaTAGATTTGTAAATGCAACAGACAAAAGCCGATCTCAATATTAActctttatgaaaataaaagcacaagtaacacaaatatatcttatTGTCTTACAGATAACAACTATTCGTGAAGAATGAAacaaaggtaaaacaaacaatgGTTACCTAGTTTAAGGCAATTATTACAAAAATCTTGGAAATGTAAACAATGTATCACATGGAAACTGGATGACATTTCAGGTATTGTGATTTACTGGTGGATCTTAGTTGTGTGTGGTGGAACATAAGAGTGATCAATGGTATACACAAGCTGCTGGTTTCCACCACAAGTCTATTCAGTAaaggttttaatgttttaattcaaaagaTTCCTCGACTCTTCTCATTTCTCAGAACTTCTCCGAGAAAGTCTGTATTTTGTCCCAGTAATTTGTCTTCTTAACGAACCATTTTCTGCCAGGGTGGAATTTTGGGATTTCAGTCTGTTGCTGTCTTTGTTCTTTCATTCCTGCCCAAAATGCCTTTCAGTCTCCTCAATATaggtatttttacattatttcaagaattttattCTTGTCATGAGTTGTTCTTCATTTAGTTTTAACAATGATGAATATAACTCATTTCTAAGTTTTCCACCAGATGTCCATTCTGAATTTCTTGGAACCCTTTTGGTTTTTTCACTTAACTTTTGCACATAAGAGAAAGAAAATTACAGTAGATTCTTCCTTGGTTTTTGTAACAATTGGTAActtgtctttttttgtttttggagaCAAAAACTGGAAGGGTAgccattatatttataacatcatATGATGGTGTTGGAGTCTGTTTCAACTGATTATTTATCAACTGTTTTAGCTCTGGTGTATAGATAcggtaaaatataacatttaatagaAAGTGAACAGTGTGATTAGACATGTAATTATGTACATATGAGCTGGTGACAGTGCCTAGGAACGGGAGGCTCTCCATTTCCTTTGTGgaatagattttttttcttttacaaagcTTAGGTGTTACGGGCAGATAAGAGTGTTTTCATGATCATGGAGCCAGATAACTCGCACATCATTAACGTTCTTTATTCAGGTTCTTCCAAGAAAATATTTGCTTAAACTGAAGAGATTAGTAATTCTGTAGCAAAGAACCTGTAGGTGTATTTTGAAAGTAGGTGGACTGTAGGGTAAACAGATCTTGCATTCATGATGGCATCTGTTTTCACATCAGTTCTATTTGCTAATTTTATCATTCAGCAGTAGCCATTTGGTGATGAATAGATGTTGCATGGTTGGAATATTAGTAAAAAGCTTGCAACATCAGAACTAACATCTTGTGTATTGATGTGTCAATTTCTAAAATGTTCAGTGGACTATGAATATGGTGTTCAATTTTACCCTGGACAGCTACCAGAATGGTGTCTGGGTATTGGGAGGATGAGTTCATTGCACAATTGTCAATGTAAAAAGTATGTGGAATTTATGTATTGATAACTGTCTAATAATTTTTTGATCTTGGAACTATAATTAGTTGCATGCAGGATTGCTGCTGTTTCCTTTTGTTTGCAGGTAGAATCTTAATGGTATTATTCCATTTTTAGATAATTCAAAGCATAAAATTCTTGTCTGTAAAAGttaaacttgaatttttttatcCCCTTGAAAATAGCAAACATTGGACATCTGAACTGTTCTGCTATAGATCAAGGTTTAGAGCCACATATGCTAGGCTGATCACTATAGCAACAGTAGGTAGTTTTGTTGAAGGATTGTCAAAGTTCAGGCCCAATGCaaaaaactttctttttgttgtcagaatgttaaagataaatttgTGTACCACAGTGGTGTTTAGGCTTGGTTGTTACACAGCAAGtgtttttcttctaaatataGCTAGAGCATCTGTGTGTGCTGATTcctttagtaatttgtttttatattttggttgTGTTACTCCGCCAAGATGTTTTCTACAGTTAGCCCAAGAACCACAAAATTGTCACTTATTTCACTTTTGAGCCTTCACTTAGTTACTTCTATTCTTTCAGTGGTTTGAATTCTCACCTTACttaatgtatatatagaacatgaTACTTTGAAACAAGTAATAACCACAGAGGAAATATTtttgcacaaaaaaaaaaaaaaagatttttttcatatttcaaaacaGTATATTACAACTAAATTTTGCAAGTTTCACACCctaaaaaatattatagaaataataaatcaagttacaggagtttttttttttcaaataggaCATAGACAAACTTTAGAAAGTTTATACTGAATTTGATACATGATTTAGTTCAGTATTTCCACTCTGAAAAGTGGGATATCAGAAGTATCACTCAACCTGAGAAAGGTTAACAAGGTTAAACCAAAGTGGTAAATCTCAGTACCTTCTGTTTGtcgattaaaaaaaaatctttgtaaaaaaaacaaaacaacacaccAGGATAATGAAGTACTTATTACATATCTATACAGCCACCAAACCATCCTACATTCCTCATTTTTCTTCTCTGTCTCCTCACTACTAACATCTTTGATGACCCAGTTTTCTTCCTCAAGACCTTGCCAGCTAGACTGTGGGGAAACTACTGGGTCATCACTTAGAAATCCAGTCTATTTGAATCGCTTTGCCTCCAGGCTATCACCCTGCTCTCAAAGTGTGAAAACTCTCCTTCTGAAAGATACTaaattaactgtaacctgtttaaatacttttatatgcaaaaacggctcttttgggttgagaaaatattttacatagaagagcgaacaacgtttcgaccttatttcATCatggcgattgtacgagaagtgtaagtttttgtgtttttctcagtgtatttgtacttacctgttacaattatgtctgaactagcataccgtacaccactattaacagtacacgctcacacgatcgttaagaaatttaaaccaacgaattattaatagaagaaatgacatttattttattcaacaatgtagaaaagaacaactgacccctaattttgtaaaggtaaaactttcaaaaaattttaatacatacacaaacattatccaaaatttacagaaaaaaaactacttaaagccatgttgaacacaaaatacaaggaactacatgacttacaaaaacaaaaaatgaacctaaaccatcaactggcatgctgcattaaaccagagatttacggacttatacaacgaaacataaaccaaatcaatactaagaacgacagagacaaaaagatctgccacaacaaaaaactagaaaaactaagatgcaaacaacagaaaagacaccaagacaacaaaccgttgactaacctcataattaacagatccaaccgtcaattaaacacagacgagaaacaactacttaacaaaggactcaactttgcaatagcacctacgtacattccaaccatagaaatcaaaacatgtttagaagacctcgccaggagacttgtgatactttctacagagaagaaaaacaaggaaacaaccaaacacaaccaacagaaagaagacaacttagataattttattgacatccaacagccaaacctcccaggtaaaattacaaatttatattttccagaaacacctaaaaacaacatcttaaacgattttttcaaagaattttctcacaaaaccatcaacataatttcacaaaacagaaaactaaaaacaaccttacaaaaagagacatcaattccattaaaacctaaaacaagacaaaaacataaaaattctaaaagcagataaaggtaatgctatagtcataatgaacacgaatgaatacatccaaaaaatgaagaacatcctatcagacacaaacaaatttaaaccaatacacacaaatccaacaaagacacacgagacgcaactgaacaaattactactacaaatgaaaaaagccaacacaatttcacaaacactttattcctacctacgtaaaaccgactcacgcacaccgcaaatatacggcatccccaaacctcataaaccagattgtccattacgaccaataatggacacatatgaatcgtttagttacaatcttggtaaatacatagcatgggcattctccaaatatgtaacatcagccagctcattcatcaaagactcttttaatttcaagtctaatctaaatcaacttaatcataaagccttaatggccagtttcgatgttatatccctctttacagaagttccaaccactgaagtctgcaagatagccttagaattctatatccgagaccttaacccaactatagacattcccagtaaccagttagcaaccctcatagaattcaccacgataaagacaaacttcatgttcaacaaccaaaactatatacaaacaaatggcctaagcatgagcaacccagtatcaccagttctagccaataattttatgacacaagttgaaacacaagcaattaacacagcattacatccaccactatactggtacatatatgtagatgacacggttgcaggaatCAAAtatacagaacacatacttaattttttcaaccacattaactctatacatcccaacattaacttcacatgtgaacaggaagaaagcaatcaaatatcatttcttaacctcaaaattacaactgacacacaattcaaaacagaaatccaccgaaaaatcacccatactggactatacattccttgggactcagcacatgaaacaaaacaaaaactcaacatactaagaaaccaaataaacacagccataaaactatgctcaccagataaaattaacgatgaattagagaaaataaaacaatgcttcatcaacatcaataagtttcctccacaaaccgtagaaaacattatacgcacacacctagacagaaagcaaaatcaaccaactaaagtaaatacagctcacgaatcaaaaaaccacgaatccatatactgctgtatgccatatattcctgacatcagcaaacaaataaccaacatttggcaaaaattagtaacaaaatatgacattccagttaataccaaatttattcaaaaaccaggcacaaaactgaggtctatactatgtaaaaactacactgacaaacaccacaccaatattatttataaaatacaatgtgataactgccacgacttctatattggagaaacaagtagaaaaatggaaaccagattcaaagaacataaaaagtcaccttcacacgttttcgaacactgcaagtcaaataaacacaacataaccataaaaaacactcaaatactaaataaagaaacaaacataaacaaacgtaaaattaaagaagccttacttatacaacaacttgaacccaaaataaaccaatataaaggaatgcctttatacctatattaatataataaaataaataaaattatatattcaaacatctaataccgccctctacatttcgacacacagttacacaacccctttcaaacatgtggtcagcttccggtcagttacctctttctttgtgaacctgatgatgaccaaagaaggtcgaaacgttgttcgctcttctatgtaaaatattttctcaacccaaatgagccgtttttgcatataaatttctcaacaagtgggtttctcgacatcactgactgtTTAAATACTACTTCACTCCCATCACTGCCACATACAAAAATGTCACGagtttttgttcttgtattttaggTCATTGTTATCttcaagaaactaaaaacacACAACTAGTTTGGCTTGGCTAtcattaagcacaatgctacacaacaggctatctacACTCTGACCATCATAGGAATCAAACCTCAATTTTTTAGTGTCATATGCCCAATGATTTATTCTTGAGTCACTGGGAGAGGAGGAAAttgatctaataataataataatctattaaTGATTATCCTGTGAAATTTATATGTTGACTTGAAACACATGAAGCTTCAGTTTCACCAAAAACAATTGTAAGCCACCTTATAAACTAAAGTACTAGCAGTTTGAGATTCATATAAAGTATGCAGGTTCTAATGCAGAAATTCTGATAAGCTGTTGatataataagtattttattacttgtattaaacTGTAATGCAGATAATAAAAACTTGGTGacaacaaaatgcatatttttgagTTCAGTGACATTTATCATCATCCAATACCCAAGATTTTAGTGTTGTGTTGCTATATGCAACAAGAGGTTGCTCTTTTTACTTCTCCATTAATATCCTATTAAGACTAACCAAAGCAAATACAACATATATTCATGAAAACAGTAGGCACTTTGTTCacattatacaatataatttaacTGGTATAACATTCAGTTGAACAGTAACCCTGAACTACAAGCCTGTAAGTGCTATAAGTCTCCTCACAGTTAGTTCATGATAAGAATGGTTtcccacattttattttataattaacatgGGTTTTATTTCACTTGACCTCACAAACACGCAAAGAATGATGCATCCATCATTGAATACTATGTATATTTCTAATGTGTTTTTATGGACAgtaaaaatgcatatttacatgagcttaaaaaaaaaaactatttaagcCAGGTCTACACAATGCAAAAATGTTGTGAACAGATGGCCCTCTATCATGGAATACTATTTACTAAATATCTTTGTGAATTTACTCATGGACCACGTGCAAAGAAGAATGCAGAACCCTGAAATGAGAACAATATTTTGTTAGAATTTTAATCTCTCTTCTTAAACCATTGTTTTGATCTGTTGTCTTTAAATTAGTTTAATCTATAATAATGAAAAGTAATGAACtattctatataatataatatacataatataaatgGAAATGTACATTCTGATTACAAGACTAACAAACAGTCACATTCCCCACATACCTCTGTCCCAAGATGTATAAATTATACTTCTATACTCCCTTTATTAtattcattgtaaaacaaaatgcATATAATATGATCAGCAGGATTGATTGGTGGTTCAGTGATTTTCAGAAAacctttacaaaaaaaacaacaacaactgttgcTTCCCACTGGATTAAATATTACACTTCACATATACCACAGAACTTAATTACATctgttcaaaacaaaacatttattatgggatattattaaacacttcaactaaCATTAATTAAATGCATGTATGCATACCAGGTTTGACTGATACCTAACTTTGGTTCAGCTTTGGTAGACTCAAAAtcagagaaaaatatgtatacaaaggaacctagaataaaaaaacaaaaataaacagtaatacccatggtgggtaagGGACACAAATATTTATGTGGCacgttattttgtattttactgaaagaatattttcttgttagataaattataaaaagttttatgcatcatataaaaaaaaatttaacattagGTAAACAACAATTTAGAATGAAGATACACACGAGCATAAGAGATTGACTGGAATAACATCTGTGGCTAAATAAACAAAGCTAGAACAAAACAGGCAGAAGAGGTTTTAAGATAAGTGTTTCTTTACTGAATTTTGCAAAACGTTACTCAATGGCCATGTTTGCTAGCTATTCCTAATGCACTAgagagtaggcagctagtcaacaccactcaccatcaacttCTGGTCTACTCGGATGTTTTAGGAGGATTtgcttgtttgtatgtttttttaattttgtgcaaagctacacgaaggctacctgtgctagccatccttaaatTTAGCactaacactagagggaagagagagatagccatcaccacccactgccaaccctcgggctactcttttgccaacaaattgTGGggttaactgtcacattataatgcccatacAGCTGAaatgatgagcatgtttggtgtgatgaggattcaaacctgcaacctttAGATTACATATTGAGTAccctaattacctggccatgctaagTACTAGggggatttgactgttactctcaTAACATACCAACAGCCACAGGGTTGAGCCTTAATATTCACTGTGCACAATGGAATAAAAAACACAGGATATAAGATCCACCAGGTTGTTCTCAGCCCAAAAAACTATAGTCACCTTTCAGAGACTTAAGACTTCTGAAGTTGCATAAGTAACACAAAGCACAAGTTAGAAATTTATGTAACAACAATACAATAATGATGCATTATAACTGTCTCCCATCAATGTAATCCACACTTTAACAACCTGCACTATAGGGATTTTCCAAACTCTGCCCCTTTAAATCATTTGATTTTCAActaaaaaggaaaaattaaaaatataaatactgataAAGCTATCTTTTCCTCTGCAAACATCATTAAAACCAATAAACTGTGATCATTCCCTTACCTATAATGTAATCCTGAATGTAAGCATTACACTGTATTCTTAATTATCCACTGTACAACCACACTGTTTTATGAAACTTACCTAATAGTACTTTGCTTTGTGTTTGTTCAATGTTAGTGAAGTCATAACACACCAAGCCACTGTAGCTACaaaaagcagaaaaaaattagttttctgCAAGTTACAAAAATTGCTGAATAAATGATAAATGTACTGTCACAATGTATCTGAATATTAATTAAAACCATATCAATTCTAGCTAAGTCAACTCACTTTTTCAATGCTCCACAAAACGTTACGTTTTACTAAGAATACTAGATCTATAAGCACCAACTCTGAAACTCTGATATATTTTCTCATTGGTTATTTTTTGgtctagttttattaatttttctattttgaaacttctatgtaatttttatgaaacaatttttgcattcaaaaaagaaaaactacttaTGTCCTAGACTTTACATTACAAAATCTTCCaaagtttttttaaacaagttttattgcACTAAAGCTGTAAGTTTTGagtatatatttttgtgaaaaagaCCATCTAATTCTTGTATGTGTGCATAAAATCAGATATACTATCATCaaaactatagaaacaaaattacTAAAATCAAATACTGTTTATACTTTTGCTTGGAATGATTCATTTTACATATACAAGTAGTGTgaacttatttataaaaaaaatattatttgtttacatttttattttgcctCTTTGTAAAAGTAGCTAAAACTACCACAAAATTATTGCACTTCAGTGAAGTGAACTTGAAGATCCAAACTCAACTATCCAACAATCTCTTCTTTGGACCTGTACTGTTGCTTAGCCAAATTCTGTTTTTGTAATTAGCTGGCTATGAGCCCTTACTCACTTATACCTTTTAAtctcttctaaaaaaaaaaaaacttcaaaaccACATTATTACcatgtgacaaaaaaaaaaaaaaaaaaaatgtgagtCATTCTTATAGAAAACAAGAGAGTATATAGAGGGTACTAAACTTTACAAGGTTGAAGAGCTGGGACAGTAAAATCTCTTATTTGTATCAACttgtataaatatgcaaataaaattgaaaaaagacATTTACATGTTTTCAGTATTTCCTGAAGCAGTGGTATATCTAGGGAAAGTGATACATTAAGTAGTACAGATTGcagaatatataattaaaaaacacagaacaatTTATCACCTAAAAAGTTTTCAAAACACcttattactttaaaactgtcaaataaaaatatattaaaaaacatgtGATAGTATGGGAAAGGGAACAGGAAACCTACCACATATGTTACTGTAGAGCAATACCTCCtgtatgaaaacattattttactattaaaaacctatgattaaaattagttgttcatacatttttaaatacagtaCTAACTATAAACCTCACAAACAACTTGTACAAGTACCAGATCTATCAGGACCAAGAATaagtataatttatcatttttcaaaCATATTATAACTTACACATTCCAATAAGTAATCAagacacataaaaaataaaatattctatttataaactttattaaaattttgcaaaaacaattaatatgaatAGTTTCAGAATTGTAAGATAACAGACTTTACTAATGAGTAGTGAACACACACAAATAGATAAGGGCTGGAAATATCAGCTTGTTTCTTTCTTGAGCTATTTCCACTAGGATTCTCAGAGGTCCATTGGGACACAACACAGCAAATCAGATCTGAAAAAGTAATTACTCATAAACATATGCAGTGTATTCTTAAATGAGATGAATATTAAACCACATAActaaaataatctatatttaacatttaacttttctaaaaaatatatttcaaatagatACTCACCTATCTGCAGAACATGCAACTAACACCTCACACCACTGCTGAACAGTTTATTGTCATGTGCCATTAAGAAGATGGACAGGCTATTGTATTTATAGAGAAAGACAAATGACGAGATCCTTTCTAAGAATAAAGCAACAGAAAGGGAAACTCATGGAGATCTCATTCATCTCAAGCAAAGAATATTCTTTGTCCAATTCTGATAATGCAGAAAGTTGCAGTCAAAAAATAATCTCTTGAATAATGCTCAAGTGTCATAAAGTGGGAGAGAATATAAAGACTGTTCAAATGTCTATATATCTTAGGAGGTTGACAGTCTATGTACATGTAGCATGGCTACAGCAATTAAACCAAGCCATGACACAAACAATACTTATGTGACACACTTGATAGAATAAACAGGTGCAGCCACATATCCTGAAAAAGAGTGCATGACCCATCTAGCTGGTCTCAACTTAGTGTAGGAGGTGGCTTGTACTAAACTTCCAAGAAGACACCCTCATTCTACTTTGGATTGTCTACTTAGCCTCCCACCAAGAGGTTCACACTGACCCAAAAAAGAACACTCCATATTCACCTTCCCAGTGGCTTagtactggaaaaaaaaaaaaaaaaaagattcgttTTCTCTACTATAAGAAAACAGGATGAAGGTTCTCATGTACTGTAGAACAATGAAGATGTATGTGGACCAAACTATTCTGTAGAAAGGTGAGTaacatttctgaaaataattcTAAACTTTGAATTTGTGATCTCGTTTTGTTCTGTTCATTTCCAGTACAATCTATGTGGAATCTTTTCTGCAGTTCAagggttaaaaatataaaaacattaatttatccaCATTCAACTGTCTTACACCAGTATAAAAACTATCTTAGCAAAATATAGTTTGGACtgatttttcattataatatatcaAATGGCATGTCACATTAatcaaaaatatgttataaattgCAAGACCTTTTACATTTATCTAAATTACGATCTTCTTCAGAAATAAATGTGTAGTTGGTTTAAGTCTGAAGAACAACTTACTCCTTAAAATTAAACACACTTATTAAAACTGTAACATAACCCAAACAGAAATTACACCTAGAATTACCCATGTTGTCCAGTCTGGCAGATACTTGACAAATACAAAGGCCATTAAAGTTGATACTAAAATGTGATAGGCCTGCTGCAGCAACAAAGGTTGCTTCCAATGTATGCTTATCATTTCCAAAGTTCCACATAATAACTGCCACAGTAAAATAATCCAATGGAATATTGTATGCCCTTAACAGTtctctgtaaaaacaaaaataatcataaaacatacCTGTAGTACTTTGGATATTACAAAGTAAACACGGTGCCTCCTCaagtttaaaaactaaagtaCTTAGAATGAACATAATTACATTAAACCCATTTCTTGCTGACGAGAAACCCAACTcgaaatataaatgtatctcagaagggctggtacaggtattaacacttttatcgataagcatagaacaacgtttcgaccttctgggTCATCTTCATTGTAATACAATTCCGTT
This genomic window from Tachypleus tridentatus isolate NWPU-2018 chromosome 10, ASM421037v1, whole genome shotgun sequence contains:
- the LOC143231101 gene encoding uncharacterized protein LOC143231101 isoform X1 — protein: MGLIELLRAYNIPLDYFTVAVIMWNFGNDKHTLEATFVAAAGLSHFSINFNGLCICQVSARLDNMDLICCVVSQWTSENPSGNSSRKKQADISSPYLFVCVHYSLVNYSGLVCYDFTNIEQTQSKVLLGSFVYIFFSDFESTKAEPKLGISQTWVLHSSLHVVHE
- the LOC143231101 gene encoding uncharacterized protein LOC143231101 isoform X3 translates to MGLIELLRAYNIPLDYFTVAVIMWNFGNDKHTLEATFVAAAGLSHFSINFNGLCICQVSARLDNMDLICCVVSQWTSENPSGNSSRKKQADISSPYLFVYSGLVCYDFTNIEQTQSKVLLGFCILLCTWSMSKFTKIFSK
- the LOC143231101 gene encoding uncharacterized protein LOC143231101 isoform X2 — encoded protein: MGLIELLRAYNIPLDYFTVAVIMWNFGNDKHTLEATFVAAAGLSHFSINFNGLCICQVSARLDNMDLICCVVSQWTSENPSGNSSRKKQADISSPYLFVCVHYSLVNYSGLVCYDFTNIEQTQSKVLLGFCILLCTWSMSKFTKIFSK